A region of the Lathamus discolor isolate bLatDis1 chromosome 12, bLatDis1.hap1, whole genome shotgun sequence genome:
TTTTGACATATGATCCATAGGGAAACACTGGCTTCCACTGATAATACTACGTAGTTAGAAGTCTGCGGGACTGATTTTTTTACGGAGCTATACCTACCTTTACTGCTGACTTCTCTGGGTGCCCAGTCCATGTGCTGTGTAGTTGCCTATCTGTAGGCCAGTTTCAGTGACCGGCCGTGCTGTTGTGACAAAGCTGACAATAAAGCTGTACCGGGACGTTGCACTGAGCTCTGACTGCCCTTCACAGCTTCGCTTGGCTCCGTTCTGCCGGCTCATGCGGGGGACGCTCCGGAGCGCGACCTGATGCACGCTCGGTTGGGAGGCAGCGGGGATGGGCTcggcgggcgggcgggaggACCCGGAGCACGCCCGTCAGGGCCGAGCTACCGCATTGCGCCTGCGCACGGCGCCGCGGCCCTTTCTCGCGGGACGGCGCCTGACGGCGGAAGGAGCGCCGCTGGCCCGCACGTGTGGcgccggagccgccgccgccgccatgggCCGGGCGCGCCGCCGGCACAACTGGAAGGCGCGGGCGCAGCCGGGCACGGCGCagcccccgcccgccgccgggcCGCCGGAGCCGCCGCTGGAGCTGGGAGGTGCGGTGGAGCCCGGCCCGGCGCCCCGCGGCCTGCGCGCTGCGTCCGTTACTGCGGGCCGGGGCTGCGAGCGGCGCTGGGCTGAGATGAGAGTTAGCGTCGTGTCTGCGCGGCAGTGCTGGTGTGCTGCGGGAAGGGAGTTCAGAGCCTCGTGCGGGGCCCTGTAGCTCTACTGAAGCGGCTCCTGCATCTCAGCAAGTCGTCGTCAGAGCGATTAAGAATACTCTTGGGTTTAGCGTTTGCGTTCTCAGATACCGCTTGTAAAGCCCCACATTCGTTATACCGCTGACATCATGCAGACGTTAACAACAGAAGGTTTTagtattaaaaattacttctggCGCCCCGAGACACTCACGTCCCAGGTGCTCTGCCTGTGGGCAAAAAGGCAAAAGTTTTGTAGTACTGTTGCGTGTGCCAATGAAAATTACCCTCACGACTTCAGGAAGCACCTAAGAGGAGAACTAGAGGCTCCCTTTTACGGGCTTTCTACCCTTACTGTTGAGAAGGGCTTTATTTTTGGCTGGGGGTGAGGGTGGTGTTTGTTTCAAAGTGCTACATCTGGCCTGGTTTGCGGTAAGCCTGTTGTGCTGCAAATAACTCGCCTGGCACCAGTGGGTGATCGAATGTGTGTTTTCAGATGAAGTAACGCTGAAGGGAATCGATGAAAGCAACGCCCTGGTCCTgccagcaaagaaagcaaagaagaaaaaagaggccAGTGTTGTGCAACAGCAGAAGAAGCCCCTGagcaagaaacagaagaaacaccTGCAGAAAATTttagagcagaaagaaaagaagaaacaggtaCGGTGCTGCTTGCGGGGGACTCCAGCTTTGTGCCCTCTGGCCAGGTGATAGTATGTGGAAATGGTCCATGTCAGTGAGCAGCTCTGGAGGTTTCCCTTGTGCTGTGACACTGGCAGTGACAGTATGGCGTATGTGATGTGATTGCAGGGCTGGTGTGAAAAGCCAGAGGTGGGGTGACCGCTCTGCAGTGCCAGCAAGAGCTTTCTGGGACGTGAACTATCAGAGGTGCCTCAAGGACATGCAGGGGCTGAAGCTCAGGAGTTACAAGTGTCAGCCATTCATTTCCTGGGTGTTTTGGCGAAGACATGGCACCAGCCATGGACTTTTGAGGGCaggtttggagcaagctgctccagtggagggtgtctctgcccatgacaggagattggaaccggatgagctttaagttcccttccaacccaaacccatctgggattctatggtaCGATTCCATGAACTGTAATGGGGATTCGCCTCCCTCTCAGTGGTTCACATGTTCCAGGAATACCTCATTTCTGGGTCCTGGTTCCCCTTCTCTCTTTGACCCTGACCAAATAGACAAGTGTTATGAAGTACATCGCTAGCAGGGTAAATGAAGTTGTACTTTAAAAGCATTCTGTGAAACAGGTTGCATGAGAAGCTTTGTTCTGTTGCAAAATGCAAAGCTTGATGCACCCTTAGCTCTTCTGGTGCTTCTGAGATGTGTCTCTCCAGCTCTAGTATATTTCCTTTATGCAGACAGAGCTTGTCTGTCTTTGCAAAAGCTTTCCAGGGAAAATTCCTGTTTGTTTTAGCAtctgaaaaatggctttaacaAACAAACTCTGCTTTTGGAGGTGGTTTAAgactgcagccagctcctgccagcactgCGTCCCATGTGAGGGAGTTCAAGGGAGCCTTCCACTGCTCCTGCCCGTGCTCCAGCATTTTAGTCCAAGTCcgttttctttgctgctgtttgaagGGTGCAGCTGAGCTGTTCACTGCAGTGGTGAAGGGTCAAGCCTGTGTTTCCAGTGCAGGACTGAAATCCTCATCAGGGAGGACTGACCATGTAGCAACAGAAATACCTGTACAACCTCACAGTGAGGTTTGCCAGAGCAGAGCCTTTAAAACTCAAGCACAGatctggaaataattttttggTGAAAATAAGCActgattttgattgttttttccccaaatagcGAGCTGAGTTGCTGAGCAAGCTGAATGAGGTCCAAGCTTCTGAGGCAGAAATGAAACTGCTGTTCACTACTTCCAGACTGGGTACTGGGAAGCGCATGTATCAGACCAAAAGGTAAAGTGTTCTTTGGAAAGAGCCATTCTTGCTTATTGCTGTGGTTGAAAACTTTGCAACCTTCTtacctttccttttttgctgGGTTTATTTCCTTGCTGCACACAGGTTCTTCAAAAGGGATGGAGTTAGacaattttctgtgtttatctgGTAATATGGTTGCTATTGATTGTCATCCTTTTAACTTGGTCTTCCCTTTCATAAGGGATGAGCTGGGTAGCAATTACATCTCCGTACTCTTATAAATGAGGCTAAACTACCTAACTGGTGGATAAACTTTTTTGTTGTATTGGAAAGTATTGAGTGCTGCAGCGCTTAGTTACTGGATTTAGCAAGAGCTGCATTTTGGCAGAAgttgaaataaattaaactacAGAGATGTCTTCTGAAGAAATGAATAAATGTCAGTATAAAGCATGCTTAGATGTGAATCCAGCTGTTGGGTCAGCCAAGGCTTTGCCTAGCAGAGCTGCGAGAAACTCAGGAGTAGGGATCCTTGGAGGACGGGGTTCTCCTCTCAGGGTAATGTCTTCATGTGCTGCGCTGCACCCGAGGTGTAGAAGTTTTGCCTGTTGAGTGAAATGTGGGTTGAGGCTCAGGCAGTGACTTTTGATGATGTGCCTTGTCTGGTTTGTGTCGAAGACATGCCCTGCTTGAGGTCCTGGAGAAGTTTGGCTGAAACGTAGCTCGTGTTGGTGTTTTGTTCTAGGATAATGCAGGAGCCAAGCACTGTTGAACCTGGAAAGATCAGGAGCGTCAGTGGTGCATACAAGAGAAGACACAGCTCAGAGTCAGAGCCTGAGGAAGAGCCCAGTAGCTCTGAcgaggagaaggaagagcacAAACCAGGAATAGAGAAGCCCTCAGCCAGTGATCTGAACACTGCTGAAAAGCCGGAGGAAGGCATGAAGGTGGCAGAGATGAGCCAGCAGCCGGCTGGTCCTAGTGTGCCGGTTCACCAGCCAGCCTCCAGCAAACTGCCTTGCAAGCCTGCGGTTTTCATTCCGGTGGACAGGTCTCCTGAGATTCAGGTAGGGCTCTGTGAACAGCGAGGTGTTGGAAGTTACAGAGCTTCCCACCAGATTAGGTCactgcagatgctgcagcactgtCTTCTGTCTCTTGCTAATGCAGCGTGGCAGTAGTGTGCAGTTAGGGTGCTCATTCTGGCAGGTTGTACATGTTCATCTGAGCTTTAAGCCTGTCTAATCTAGCAGGAGGAAAACTAGTTTTGTTTTAGGATGTAAGCGTTTGTCTCTAGTTTTAAATGTAGAATTCATTAGCAGGCTTTTAGTGTTCTTCACTGGAAGATCTTGTAAAGTCACTGTCAGCTCTCCATTACGCTGTATCATGGCTGGATAATTTTGTTCCGTTTGGTGTAGGTAGGGCGTTCTGTAGGAAAGGGAAGAGCGCTGCATGTGTCTGAGCAGGTGAGACAGAGTTTTGCCTTGAAGTGCTATATTAATAAACTCAAGGGACTCTGAAGGTTCACAGATGAAGTGCAGGGCTTGCCAGCTGCTTTCTGGGAAGCTGTTCTGATGGCTCTGGTTCTTGCTGGTGTGGTGTTAACTGGTTTAGAGCTTTTCCAGCCACAAAGCCTGTACAATTCCTTCTTGTGGGTTTTAGAATCAGAGGAAGGTAACAGTTCCCAGTCCTGTGGTTTATATTATTTAGGAAGCAAGACTGAAGCTTCCGATTCTTGCTGAAGAGCAAGTCATCATGGAAGCCATTAATGAGAATCCCATTGTGATCATCTGTGGAGAGACGGGAAGCGGTAAAACCACACAAGTCCCTCAGTTTCTCTATGAAGCTGGCTACGCCAGGTATGGATCTTCTTTTATATGCGAGCTCAATTCtgattttgattcttttttcttctgatatgGCTGAACTGAACCTGGTCTGTGCAGTGGTAGTGGCTGTGTTGAATGGGCTTCTAAAAAGTCTGAAGGGAATTAGACTGACTTGCAACAGCTTCCCCACATAAGCAGTCGTTGAAACCTCTAAGCTTGGGCACCTCATAAAATGCTTCTTGCAAGTTGCATCAAGGTGCATccagcttctgtgctgctgctgccccagcctgAGTGTCTTCTGAAATGAGCCCTGTTGCCAGAGGGATGTCCAGGAAGACCAGAGTTCAGTGAGCTGGAATTAGAGAGACagcatttggggaaaaaactTCCTGTTTAAAAACTTCCAAAAGTTGAAAAAACTTCCAAAATAAATAGGAGGGTGATCCCAAagcttcctttctgtttttttcttgtaactATAAATGACTTGAGTGATGCTTCTTAATTTAGAGCAATCGTGCAGAAATCCTGTTGTCATCTTCTGAGTTTTCCTCTCTTTAAAGCAAGCAGCCAAACAaccccttcttttctttccttcctccttttagTTCAGATGGTGCCATTGGGATCACCGAGCCTCGACgtgtggctgcagtgtccaTGTCCCAGCGAGTCGCTAAGGAAATGAACTTGTCAAACAGGTGAGGAGGAAAGCTGAGACCTTGCTAGGAAGGTAACGCTGAGATGCTCTGTGTATGTCGTACACTCAAATCTTGCACATTGGTCattgaattttctgtttctctccatGCTTTTTCTTGTGGCTACCCTGGTATTTCCTCATAGAGTGGTTTCATATCAAATCCGATATGAAGGCAATGTTACAGATGAAACACAAATCAAGTTCATGACAGATGGTGTGCTGCTGAAAGAAATTCAGAAGGTAAGTTCTTGCCTTCTGCTTATCAAAAGGAAAGTATTTTGTACAGCTGGAAGAGAGGCTTCATGTGGTGAAATCGATCTCTCTTCTCAGGactttctgctttcaaagtACAAAGTTGTTATTATTGATGAAGCTCATGAGAGGAGTATGTACACAGACATCTTGATAGGCCTCTTGTCTCGCATCGTGCCTCTTCGGGAGAAGGTAAGAGAAGCAGTACTTCTGTATTGGACACAtatgtgctggggaagggaatgTTGGACATGAAGAGGCTTTGTGCGAGGAGGGATTCTGTGGTGAGGAAGTTAATAGAAATCTGATGGAAACCGTGAAATAACACTCATAACATCGGGGTTTCATGTATGTTAAGATGCATTGCATTTGAAGCTGTGTGTCCTGTCGCTTGACATGGTGCCTTTTTTGTCTTAGACTTTGAGTGCTTTGGTGCAGGAACTTGTATCCAGCCCCACTtaaagctctgtgtgtgtgtgctgtagTTTACCCACCGCATGCTTTCAGGCACGGAGTAACATGTTTGTGTCCCTGCAGAAAGGGCTGCCACTGAAGCTGATCATCATGTCAGCCACCCTTCGTGTTGAAGATTTCACTGATAACaagaagctgttttctgttaaaCCTCCTGTTATTCAGGTATTGTCCTTCTCACTGGGGTCTCCATCAGCCCAGTGGCTGAAATAAAGGGAGGGCTTCATTGATAAGGCCAGTTAAAAACTAGGGGCAGTCTGATCTTTCCGGCTGGGCCTGAAGTCTTTCAGATATCAACTCGAAAATAGTTATTTTCTTTAGACCATTGTTTCTTTGGGGACtcagtgtttttcttcccaccttTATCAGGAAACTTCCCCAGCAGAATCTGATTAGCTTGAAAACTGTACGTAACACTTCAGCAGAACAAGAAAACCTCAATTTGAGTTGATCTGAAAGAACAGTTATAGCTTCTGGCTTGGTTTTGCAGTGTTTAGGGTATACAACAGTGGTCACTTCTGTGGGTCTGTTGTATTGTAGATTACCAAATTCAGGAGCTGGACAGAAATACAGGGTGAGCTTTTCTAGTTCTCCGGAGAATGCTGTAATGGTTGTGCTGGGGTTACAACAGCGAGTAATCCTTTGCTTGTATTCCCTCCCTAGGTAGATGCAAGGCAATTCCCTGTAACTGTTCATTTTAACAAGAAAACCCCCTTGGATGACTACAGTGGGGAGTGCTTCAGAAAGGTGTGTAAAATCCACCGGATGTTGCCCTCAGGTAAGGTCACTGCTGAGAACCTCTCAAGTACTGTACACTTCACGTGTCTATAAAgttttctgggttgtttttgttgggtttgtgttttgttttggggtgagGGTTTTTGTAACTTGGACATGGAACTACAGTGGTGTATTCTTTTACCTAGGCTTTTCATGTGAAAATTACCTTTCAGTTAAATCATGGTTACATTCATGTGCTTCTCGAGGGAGCAGCAGAAGACAGATGCAGTCTAATACCCTGTTCCTCCATGTTACTTTGCAGTATATTCAACCTGTCTTATCAAGAGCAAGATCTGAAGCTTTCCAAGGTGAAATACCTGTGTTGAGGTTGACAGTGATCTCTTCTCTTGCAGGTGGGATTTTGGTGTTTTTAACAGGCCAGGCAGAAGTACACTCTCTCTGTAGAAGGCTAAGGAAAGCCTTTCCATTCCAGAAAAACAACACTGCAGGTAATGCTGTAGAATAAAGGACTGTTAGGCTCCAGGATTCACTGATTTCTTCAGTTGCTCTGTTGGTTGTGAATTAAAGCAGGAACACTGCTGCCTGTTGGTGGCTATTTTATTTCAGGCTAATGGAATTTCCCAAGATGACTAGAAAGTCAAATCCTAATATAGCTCAGCTAATCGTGTCCTAAACCTCAAGGCATACAGCTGCGGTATGGTTCCTAAATGGAATTAAGATGTTAACCTTTTGTGCCATCCCTGTACCCTCTGCCTTCAATGTGACTATTCACTTATTTCACACTGTGACACTTTTTGCATCCCCAGAAAGATGGGAGTGGGACCGGACTCTTGCCACTGTGTATTCTGAGAGGAAAGCATGCTCAGCTAACAGTAGTTCCACTGGTTTTGCAGGAGGAGATGATGACAAAGAAGACTCAGtggaagaaatgagaaaattcaAGAAatcaaggaagcagaagaaagtcaTGGTAATGTGTTGGGTAGAATTCCTCCCAGAGACAGGAGGGAGCAGGTATTTCCCTGCCAAACAGCACTACTGCATAGCTGTGTTTCTCACCAGGCTGTTTTAGGCTTGCACGGAGCCTTGTAGCCTACGTATGTCCCCTCAGGAAATCCAGTAATGCTGCCGACACTGATCACTGCTGCATTATGAGCAGCAGAGTGCTAAAATGTGGCCCTGGATATTGCAGGCAGGAGATTTTGGTTGAGTATTGACCATTAAAACTTTAATGGAGGGAGTTCCAGACTTGCTGGCTCCAGGGCTGCTCCTCATCTCGCTGTTATCCAGCGACTGATGCATCTGTCAAGGTGTCAAGGATGAAGGGTTGGCTTCCACCCAAGTCCTACATGCGCTTTGTTAGCCAGAGATCTTGATGTTCTAGATACACTGTCCACTGACATTGGAACCTCAGccttaaaatacaaatgaaaactcTCAATACCTCTGTCACCTTCAGGTCAACAAATGTTTGGAGTAAGTGCTCAGCTTTCAAAGCAATGAAAAGTGCTGTTTGTGTCCCCCTTTTAAAATGCTCCGTGGTcatctttcctctctttctcagGTGCTCCCCAAAATTGATCTGGACAATTACTCTGTTGTACCAGTGGACGAAGGAGATGAAGACAGAGACACTGAAACTGATGATGATATGGCAGGGTCTGATATTGACCTGGATTTAGGAGATGGAGACTCGGAAGAAGGTTTGGCACTTACTGAAATCAGAATTCCGTATCTCCTATCACCTGTGGAATGTGCAACATAGGCTGGTTGGCCTTTGCTGACCTGTGTCATTGAAAAGCTATGAAGATTTTCCAGCTTCGGCTTTGTACCAAGTATTTTACTGGTTTCAGCTGAAGTGGTGTTTGTGGAGACATTGTAGGGATTAAGCCTGGAAGTTGTTGACTTACTGTGTACTTAACAATACTGGTTTCTTCATAGATGAGAAATCTGATTCGTCTCTTCCACTCTATGTGCTCCCACTCTATTCTTTGCTAGCACCAGAGAAACAAGCAAAGGTAAGAATTTGTTGTCATAATGAGTAAATGATCCTTATAGATATGTGTGACTGTTGTCTAAAGTCACATACGCTTTGTGAGTTACAGTGTGCATCTTGGACTGCCATCATTGGGCAGACTTGAATGTCCCAGTGGTGAGTTGGGATGGGATCGGAACTGGCCTTGCTTGGGCTGGGATCTCCTTTATGTGCCAGTTCAGCAGGTTGGGAGAGATAAAGAGTGACAGTCCTGCAGCATGGTAAAATGAGTCCAAATTAGATCCCATTGCCAACAGGCAGTTACTCTTACATTTCCTCTTGGGCTTTGGAGTATGTCTAAATACATCTCCACACTGGTGTCTGCACCACCTGGAGGCCCTGTAGGTGTTTCTGAGGGGTTAACTGAGCTGGATAGAGCGCTCCAGAGCTGGAGGCAAAGTGTTAAGTCTTTGGTCTCGCTCTTGGGTTTCACCTGCAATGCCATATGCTTGATCATCCCTTTGCAACCCATCCAGGTTGACTGCCTGTCTCTTTCTGTTGTTGGCAGTGCATTTCACGTGCCCATCTGTTTCTTCTAGGTATTCAgacctcctcctcctggcaCAAGACTGTGCGTTGTAGCCACCAACGTGGCTGAAACATCTCTTACCATCCCAGGCATCAAATACGTGGTTGATTGTGGAAAGGTCAAGAAGCGTTTCTATGACAAAATTACTGGGGTTTCATCTTTCAGAATCACTTGGATATCTCAGGCTTCAGCCAACCAGCGGGCGGGCCGGGCTGGCCGGACGGAGCCAGGGCACTGTTACAGGTTAGCTGCCTGCTGGGGAGAGGGTTAGGAGGAGCAAACAGCCCAATGAGTGTCAATGTGAATTGGATGGCTTCCCTCGTTCTGCTACCCCTTTCACAAGGACCTAGTGGTGCTTGAAACCTGTTGGTTTTGTCTGCTCTTCATTCAAATAGGAGAGGTGAAGCCAAACGTGGACTGTCACTGGTGATGTTGGTTTGACAGTTTGGCTGCTTGGGGGCCTTTCTTTTGCTGAAAACTCGTTGTGGTGGCCAAAACGGCATGGATCCCACTCCAAGCCAAGTCACCTTTTTGTGAATAATGCAGTATGCCCCAAGGATGGAAATTATTACGTGGTTATCTAAATAGCACCCACAGCTGCCTGTTTTATAAATCCCTTGCATATCTTTTGAGATAAGATTTGTTCTAAGTCTCTAAGCAGCATTTCTGGTTCACTAGGTTATACTCCTCAGCAGTCTTCATGGACTTTGAGAAATTTTCCGCTCCGGAAATAACAAAGCGACCGGTAGAAGACTTGATTCTGCAAATGAAGGCATTAAATATAGAAAAGGTGAGGTGTAAATTTGCTTTGTACTACGGGGCTCATTAAAGTGGCTGCCCCTTGGAGCCAGAGTCACAAAATGTCTGTTATCGTCGTCGCTTGAGGCTGTGCCTTGCTTTAGAAATTAGGATGCTGGGACTTGATTTTAGTAGTGTGAATCATAGAAGCTTGTATGAATTCTACCAGGCCTTAACAGATGTGTTTGTCCAGGTCATAAGAGCTTTCTTATATTTTTAGTAGCAAAAAAGCCCTGTCCAAACAGGGGTTGTGTTTTGGAGATACTTGAGCCCTCTCAGAAAGCACAATACTTGTTAGACCTTAAAGCAGCCCACCCTAGGCGGTGCCTGGAGTCAGTGGCAGCTCAGGGTGACGCTGGTATTCCTGTTTCCTAATGTTTTTGTTCCAAGCATTTCCTCCCATTATATGTCCTTTCCTCTTGCTCCTGGCAAGCATCCTAACTGTTTTTATTTGGTGTGTATCCAGAGGGAAGGGTTCTGTTCCCTCCCAGGACTTCTTACTGCATTCAGACTCTGTTCCTCAGTGGGAGCTGTGTCAGTGATGTACTGAGAAGTCTTTTCCCTCTCTGTCCATAGGTAATCAACTTCCCGTTCCCAACACCACCTCCAACAGAAGCACTTGCAGCAGCTGAGGAGTTGCTGATAGCCCTGGGTGCCTTGAAGGAACCCCCTATGACAGGAAGGTAACGTGTGGTCCCCCACGAATTCCCTCTTAGTGCTGCTGCACAGACTCCACTATCAAGTCAGTGGCACTGCTGTCCTCCCACCAGTTTTCCATCCCAGCCATGCATTTGAGGATGTGCTTGCAGAAACTGGCAGCATTTTAACAGACTCAGGTTTACCTTTGTGTGTTTTATTGGTCCCTGGGTGTGTTTGGGCACAGAAAGACTGTGCTAGCAGTGTGCCATTCAGGGCAAGTGGGAGCTGCATGAGGAAGAGGAATCTTTCCCCCAGCCTTTGGGACCAGCACGTAACAAAATCagagaaaacacatgaaatgaATGGGGcttctaaaaccagaaacacaaaCTCATTCTAATGCAGAAGTCACTACATTACATcacttttctcttcctcccccaggctgaagcagcagctggcagcaaaGCTGAGTTGCCCTATTAGTCCCCTGGGGAGAATAATGGCCACTTTTCCTGTTGCCCCCCGCTATGCAAAGATGCTGGCATTGAGCAGGCAGCACGACTGCTTGCCCTACACCATCACCATAGTGTCTGCAATGACTGTGCGGGAGCTTTTTGAGGAGTTAGACAGGTGAGTGAGTTCACCTGACATCACTTGTCACAGCTGATGTCTCTCTTACGTTGAAGCCCTTCTGCACCTAAGCACAATGTTCATTTAtgctgttttgtgtttcttttagGCCATCAGTaagtgaggaggaggcagcggaGCTGAAGGGGAAGAAAGCCAGGTTTTTACAGATGCAAAGGATCTGGGCTGGGCAGGGGCCCATGCAAAAGCTCGGAGACCTGATGGTGATGTTAGGTATTGCAGACAGTGATTTCCCTGTACTGTTAACTGCCGTTCTGTCCTCCTCCCTCTTAGCTTTATACAAGCAAAGGCAGCCTCAGGCTGCAGGACTGAGCCCAGCAGTACATACTCTAGGCTGTTCTCTGGGCATTCTGCCAGTGTCCCAGGCTAATGACAAATGGGAACTGCGATGTGCATGTGTTGACTATGACACCACTGTCCCACAGTTGGTTTCCTTTGGAGAACTGATTGTCTAAGTAATTTCTCCCGCTGACTTCACTTCAGGAGCAGTGGGGGCCTGTGAGTATGCTGGATGCACCCGGaaattctgtgaagaaaatgggCTCCGATACAAAGCCATGCTGGAAACCCGGCGCTTGAGAGGGCAGCTGACCACAGCAGGTAAGGGGGTTTGAGAGGAGCTGCCTTGTTTATTCTCTTTCAAGGGGTGACAAATCAACGGGCTGTTTGTTGCAACCTTTAGTTTGCTATTGAGTCTTAactcttcttttcctcccccacAGTGAATTCAGTCTGCACTGGTGCTGGTCTCTTTGTTGATCCAAAAATGAAGCCTCCAACAGAAGCTCAAGCAACTTACTTGAGACAGATCGTGCTGGCAGGGCTAGGGGATCATGTTGCCCGAAGGGTTCAGGCAGAAGAGCTCCTGGATGACAAATGGAAAAATGCCTATAAGGTAAACAGCTTGAATTGACTGAATTCCTCTTCCCCTGTGTGGTAGAAAGACTCTCCTGGGCTTATGGCTGGATACAGCAATGGGGCTGCATGTGCTGGCTTTCTGCAACCGCTCCTCATGGAATCTATGTTTCCAGTGTTGCAATTTCCCGGTCCTCAGGTAGGAATTGTTATAGAGCCAAGAATTAGCATTAGTCCGACACGCAAAGTGCTTGATGTCTCCTGAGAAGGTGATGTGGAAAATGATGGGGTTATTAAAATCCTCCATCACTTAAGGAAACCATATAAAGGTACATCTAAGAGAGATTAAAATTGGATGCAATCAAGAGATTGGATTGCCAGTAACTCATCTTACTCTGCTTCAATCTTCTTGTGCTTTCTTAAAGACTGCTCTGCTGGAAGACCCCGTGTTCATCCACCCAAGCTCAGTCCTCTTCAAAGAACTCCCAGAGTTCGTGGTGTATCAGGAAATTGTTGAGACTACAAAGCTGTATATGAAAGGTGAGGCTGCTGCAGTCCCTGCTTGTTCTGCAGGTGTGGGGAGGAATTCAGGAGTGCCTTAGGCAGAATGTTTCCCTTGAAGCATTCGACTTACACAGTGGTCGTGCCTCTGGGGATTTGGATCTTTATGCTTTCTAGGTCTGGAGCAGGGGATAAATTGGCCTGGTTTATTCTTTGTCCAGCAGAATTGGCTGGAGCAAAGCTCAGCTTCTGAAATagctgccctgctccagccctgtcAGCAATAGCTCCCTATTGCTGGTGTCTGAACAAGAACAATAAAGGGTTGACTTGAAAAATGAGATACAAGTGAATGTGTGGAGATGAGATTCTGCAATACACTGTATTCACTCAGTGAGTGGTGGCCCTTGGCAGCAAGCCTGCATTCAGGtgtgtgttttctcttcctAAGGTGTGTCTGCAGTTGAACCTGAGTGGATTCCAGCCCTGTTGCCTCCATACTGCCACTTCGGGAAGCCTCTGGAAAATCCTCCTCCATCTTACTGCCCTGAAACAGGCCGAGTTCGGTGTCACAGACCAAGTGTCTTTCGTAAGTGCTTTGTGTCATTCAGTAGTTCTATATAGTATACACAGTTATTGTAATGCTGCTTTTAACAAGACTGTCAGCAGACCAGAAAGGTCAAG
Encoded here:
- the DHX37 gene encoding probable ATP-dependent RNA helicase DHX37, producing MGRARRRHNWKARAQPGTAQPPPAAGPPEPPLELGDEVTLKGIDESNALVLPAKKAKKKKEASVVQQQKKPLSKKQKKHLQKILEQKEKKKQRAELLSKLNEVQASEAEMKLLFTTSRLGTGKRMYQTKRIMQEPSTVEPGKIRSVSGAYKRRHSSESEPEEEPSSSDEEKEEHKPGIEKPSASDLNTAEKPEEGMKVAEMSQQPAGPSVPVHQPASSKLPCKPAVFIPVDRSPEIQEARLKLPILAEEQVIMEAINENPIVIICGETGSGKTTQVPQFLYEAGYASSDGAIGITEPRRVAAVSMSQRVAKEMNLSNRVVSYQIRYEGNVTDETQIKFMTDGVLLKEIQKDFLLSKYKVVIIDEAHERSMYTDILIGLLSRIVPLREKKGLPLKLIIMSATLRVEDFTDNKKLFSVKPPVIQVDARQFPVTVHFNKKTPLDDYSGECFRKVCKIHRMLPSGGILVFLTGQAEVHSLCRRLRKAFPFQKNNTAGGDDDKEDSVEEMRKFKKSRKQKKVMVLPKIDLDNYSVVPVDEGDEDRDTETDDDMAGSDIDLDLGDGDSEEDEKSDSSLPLYVLPLYSLLAPEKQAKVFRPPPPGTRLCVVATNVAETSLTIPGIKYVVDCGKVKKRFYDKITGVSSFRITWISQASANQRAGRAGRTEPGHCYRLYSSAVFMDFEKFSAPEITKRPVEDLILQMKALNIEKVINFPFPTPPPTEALAAAEELLIALGALKEPPMTGRLKQQLAAKLSCPISPLGRIMATFPVAPRYAKMLALSRQHDCLPYTITIVSAMTVRELFEELDRPSVSEEEAAELKGKKARFLQMQRIWAGQGPMQKLGDLMVMLGAVGACEYAGCTRKFCEENGLRYKAMLETRRLRGQLTTAVNSVCTGAGLFVDPKMKPPTEAQATYLRQIVLAGLGDHVARRVQAEELLDDKWKNAYKTALLEDPVFIHPSSVLFKELPEFVVYQEIVETTKLYMKGVSAVEPEWIPALLPPYCHFGKPLENPPPSYCPETGRVRCHRPSVFHRVSWELPAVEVDYPEGIDRYKYFARFLLEGKVIKKLKSYSQCLLSSPLIMLKTWAKLQPRTEALLQALVAENCDNYDALLAAWKKNPKYLLAAYRQWIPEAMHDDLAKKWPPVAQ